TTTTGTTTGAGATAAGGGATATACAAAGCTACggttttattaaaaagtaaaaagagCAAAAATAAGtccaagcaaaattcaaaacgaaaaactcAATATCTCAAATActtcaaacgaatagaaaacaaatgTCCTATTCCTAACTTGGTATAAAAAGCATTTTGTCATGCTAATAAGAATTAATTaaccctggttttatagctaggtaGATCTTTCTGTTGTATGAATGGCGCCTAGAtagctttattaaaaaaatgatatccaTATATTTGTGTCTGAAATGAGGAAGACAAGATCCTTCTTGTTGTTTCCTAATTGTCACTTCCGGTCACATGTGATACTCATCATACGGTATTACATCTTTTCAATAAGTTAATAAGTCATATTAATTAATTAGGCATTATGTCAATACAGAACAGTGCTTCGAACGAATAGCGATTATGAAAAAATTGGTGCAATCTTCAAAAGTTATAATTGAGAAGTATGAGGAATTCGaaaagtaaagaattttaaatattttaagaaaacagtTGAAAATACCACATAATACAAAACGCATTGCGGAAGAAAAACGACGACTTcatgataaacaaatataaaataagcaacagcctttaaaactttacacactaaCTAATTTTGATATTCAATTTTAGATTTCAAAACGATGTCGTAATATTTTTTATgcttctatgatttttttttttatgagtgAGCAAATTTTGAGCAAGTTATAGTTCTTACAAACTTCATAATATCAAATGCACATTGGAACGATTAAAGTCTCTTTATAGTAAAGCTCGATTTCAAACTATTCGAAAACCCAAAACTTATACAAATGTTAAAGACATGATAAAAGGCAAAGAGAAAACTACTGAAGTTATATATGCGTGTATTCATGTTCGCGAAAATAAACCTAACGCAAAATTCGTGAAATATTTGATACTGCAATAAATGTACAAGGTCTCCTAACTTCAGTCACTTTTCCGTAAGGAGATTCATTAGGTTTCATTATTTTAAACAGATATAATTTTTCATGCACAAAATACTAGGAAGATTTGGTTTTTAACATTCCTTATGATGATATGTCAAGAATAGTGAAATGAAGTGATTTTCGTGTCTACTTCTGATATTTCCCAACTAGAGTAGTTATTTGTATTTATGTAGTCGTGTGCCTCCGAAATGAACACGATATTATGCTATCATCTTAAAAGGTGACACATACTTCCCAATAATTTATTCTCTTAACAAAAGAAAACTAGTCTAATCTGATCATAATAGTCCGCAATGTTTATTGTCGTAGAAAATAAAAGATACTTTTTACCCATTCAGATGTTCGGCGTCCTTTAATTTCAATCAGATGATTTTCAGTGAGGTGGGGACTTTTTGCTGATAGAATGTTTTTACAATCTGTCTGACGAGTTCAGCttttttgaactgatttttatagtgcggtcttatgttgtactgttacaccactgttcaaggctaggggagggttgggatcccgttaacatggTTAATCCCGCAACATTCGTCTGTGTGttcctgtctcaagtcaggaacctgtaattgtgtggttgtcgtttgttgttacattgtgttaaatttttatttttcgttcatttgtttgtacatcaattaggccgttagttttctcctttgaatttttgacatttgtgataTCAGGGATTTTAATAGCTGACTGTGTGGTATAGACTTTACTCAtggttgaagaccgtacggtgacctatagtaaaGGAGAAGGTATGATAAGGGGCGTTTTTGGCCCCCCCTCCAAAGAAGCCTTAATTCATACCATTGTTAGCCTAAgtaaagaaacttaaaaaaaatcatttttttatgttccgGTAAAAAGAAGGTTGCCTAGCAACCGTTTTCATTAGATAATAGAATAAGCAGATATGAATTGCTGTATCTGTACAAATAACCATATTTCCAGATAAGATGGTTGGTTTGAGTATAACTTGAAGTTACAAATGAATAGTCACTTCAATTTGAGTTTACAAGATGCTTAGCAACAACCTAACAACAGAAATATTCCCTAGCAACGGTTAATTAAAggttatttttttccttttaagtATGAATCCAGCATTGTTTGTGTTCATATAATGGTGTTACATTATAATACAATGGGTAagcaatatttgtattttttttactagGTTCATATTGAGCCTAGCAACACAAATGTTGCTTAGCAAcagcataaaatattaaaataaagctTGCTGCAAATGAAGTAGTCATTTTATAGTACTAATGAATGCGAAAACAGAATGCATGTTCAAGAATAATAATTGGTAAGAAATGAAAATTTCAGTTTAATTGTAGCTCTATTATATAAATGTTTGACAACAACGTAGCAACAGAAATGGCGCATAGCAACGGTTTACAATTTATAAGATACTAGTATGTTACAGGTCTTTTTAGTAACTCTCTTTACATATAACTGCGTAAAAGTTCATTAGAAGATCTTTTCTCGCAAGAACAGTTTATTGCCTAGCAACATATTTTACTGATACCATAAAATATCATGtcttttggtatcttgtggagagttgtcgcattggcaatcatacaacatcttctttttgattttgatttccaTGTGTGACTGGTGAATACAAATATGGTGACTTGGATTCTATTTCAAGCAGCCGTAAAACCTTTGCCAACATTGGATGTCTTTTTGACTGTGTGAGATGCACAAGCAAAGTAACGATCAGAATGGCAACATTAAATATGACGCCATATGTAGAGAGTGTGTCAAATTCTCTGCACATAAAGTAACTTTGCAAAAACTCTATCAGGGGTCCGTATCTGGTCTGTCCTTATCCAATATTCACTTATTTCTCAAAGTTTCCGAATCAATAGAATGTGTTTTTACGGTTCCGACTATTCATCTCCGTTTGACAAGGCAAAATGTTTTTTTCGATAACATTTTGAACTCCATGTTGAAACTATCCCTTCATTTATTAAAGATGAAACTAACTTTTATTTGCAACCATTGTGTTCATTGAATTAAATTAGTTGTAAAAAGTCTTACAGTACTCATTGTTTGATGTGAATACGTCGTTAGATTATTATTTGATTATATCATTTATGTATTTAGTTAAGAAATATTTGTACTCAATTATAACGTTTAAAAATGGTAGCTGCATATATTTAACTGCTTCATTGTCAATTATTCTTTACAATAGTTACAGTTATGTCAAGATCattatctatttttttcaaatggttTAAACTCATAtatgaaaacatatatttttcttaaatatacaaaaagtaaacaaacacgTCTGTTGATAGTaagatgtttattttttagaAGATTTATAAAAACACGagtacaacataaaaaagaatagaaacTGACAAATTCAATACATTTATAGATTTTTCTTACTGTTAACCAACATTTTAATCTCCTACAAGGCGTTTTCCTCCGCCAACACACTATGTTGACTTCattcatgaaaataacaaatatatattgtaataagatAACGTCTCTTCATGTTTTTGTATCCTTGTTGATGTTATAGGTTTATAAAGCAAATATGCTACTTCAATGTTATGTTGAATAATAAACAATTGCATATAATAAACACAAATAAGAATAGGTATATCCAACTAATTAAAGACAAAAAGCATACGTATCTTTATATAAGCATAGTAACAAAGGCTTTTATTTCTATAAactgaaaatattttgaattcatttaaaacaaagaGTATTGTTTTTGCATGGGTTAATGAGTTGAATCTACATGAATCTCAATCATGATGAATAGAACTCAAAAGCGATAATTTGTCTGTACTGTTTTGATTTAACTTAAAGTTTTCTGTTGGATATCTGTAACAAAACCAAAGTATTGTGTTCCGAAGTATGTGCCAGTCTCTGTCCATCTTTTTTCTCCTTTGTGAAAGTGGGCTGTGAACGGAATATCCATCTTCCCCTTTGTAAGGTATGATGTCAACGTTAtcctatttgaaaaataaataagaataaatcataagtagacaaacaaaaaaagagggacgaaaaataccagagggacaggcaaaatcaaagatcgaaaataaaccgacaacgccatggataaaaaaagaaaaatacaaatagacaaataatagaacacaacaCACAACATGGTATCTACAGACAAAGCAGCACAAACCCCAACAATAACTAGGattgatatcaggtgctccggaaaggtacaCAGAACCTGCTCCTCATGTGGCAACCATCGTATTGCTCATGTAATATAATAAGTTGACTGTGCCAGAGTCGAAGTCTTTTATTTTTGTCTCTGTTGTTGTATTCTTTAACCATATCGTTAATTAGCTAACGATTATGAACAAAAGAAAGACAATTTACACAATATATcaggtttgaattgtttttgttcGACAAATTGATTATCGATGttcttattgaaaaaaaaatgcagtgtTCATTATATCAATAACTTTGATTTATCAATTTATTTCGTGATTTAAATCTACAAATTGCTCTCTTTATTTGATTGGACTTTGCTTAGTTCTTATAGATGTTGCTAtagttaaattgagaatggaaatggggaaaatgtcatagagacaacaacctgaccaaagagtagAACACAGCTGAAGGCTTTAAAGgttcttcaacacagtgagaaagccccgcacccggaggcgggcttTAGTGTTCATATTCTTATATCTTAGTTATACTGTCTAACGCTTATCAAATTTGTATAATAGTAACTTACTCAGATTTAGGTGGAATTTCTGTTGGATACTGAACATTccatttttctgtttttgaaatttttctatcaAGTGTTTTTCCAATGTTTAAGTGCGCTTCCATACCGATGGCCATTGATACGCTGACCGACAAGGGAACTCCCAAAGCTGCTTCCAAATCGGCTGATATTTCAGTCGTCATGTCAACTAAAAACGAAAATCAGATATAAGAACAGTGTACAATACGTATGTATTACTACCATAACTAACAAAAGTGATTGCAGTATTTATGGGACTGATTCTTTTTCGTCATGAAATTGTCAGTTTCTCTTCGAATTATGAGGTTTTAAAGCCCATTGTGACACTGTTGTTGATGGAATCATATGAGATGgtcatacaagtgtgaggtttggctaaccataagaccaaatatatatacatgtataaatactcTTTACGTTAGGAAATGTCTAGaatgttttccattcatttgatgtgtttgatgtgagtgattttgcaatttgatataAAGGGCTTTCAGTTTTGTATTTTGATTGAGGTTTGTCTTTTTACTATTTGGTATCTTCCGAATGACAAGCttatatttgcaaaaataaacATCATTGTATAATAGGAATtaagtattttgtttatttcttctATGCACGGGGATTTGTTTTCAAATCGAAATAAATACacattaatttaattttagaacTATATACTTTAAAACACATATTCAAATCGTGTGTGACTTATGTTTAAATTAATGTTGAATCGTAAAGTTTATATATAGATGTTCTACTGATTTCACGTATAATTATTCGACCGAACATTTGCGTTcttctattaaaatataaaaatatcctTCAAATATAAGCACGATTTTTCTACTTTTAAAGTTAGATTTATCGCTTATTGcattttgagatttcaaaaaatgttgttgatgtaaaacaaattattgaattaaaaaacaCTAAAAGTACTTTTAAAACGCGGTGAACGAGAAAAGGTAAACCAATGATAATAGGTTTAGATAGTTAAGTACATTACTTAAAGCACACATTAATGAATGTACCATAAAAgtataattattgtttttatcaatattttgttaTTGATTGTGTTTTTATGCAAACATTTTGTTAATGTCGTAATATGATATTCCGATCTTACATGAAATTTTAGCTCCAGTATCCCAGCGGAATTGGTATGTATTTTCAGTTGTTATGATCTTTTCCTTACTAATTGACAGCTTTTGTTTGATATCTGAGTTGTTTTTCTGAGTCCAAGACAAAACAGTTGTAGGTTTCAAAGTACGATTCCCTCCTGCATGAAACTCTATTTTATCAACAATCAAAGGAATAGTGTCCGTCTGAAATAATTCGAATACcaattgtaacatgtgtaatgctTGTTGTGAACATATAGGTGGTCGAAATATAAACCTAACAACGATACAAGAAgggatcaataaaaaaaatatcatttaaaaaaaaaaaaattaaaaacacaatgaCTAACAAGAAAACTGAAACTTAGATGAACCTTTTCGATGTTCTATAAAGAGTTACAGGAaactttgaaatatataaaatgtgtCTGCACAAggtttgtttataaatattcagACAAAATTATGTTACAATTACTCGCACATAAAACTAGGTTTACGATTTAATCAAGTACTACACACGCACGTAACGTCTATACAATCAGTCGTATTTAAACATCATAAAATTAACATCTTCTTCACTGAAATAATATGTTTATTGTAAATTAACAGTTGTACTGAGTAAGTGAGTCCATTTGGACGACGAAATAGAGGAAAATAAAGACATGAATATATCCATGATCATTATATCATATTCGCTGCATTGAAATTCGACCTTATGTAAGTGCAAGTAAACACGTACATGTATACTTAAAGactaattgattatttaacattccatatgaaatacaaaattaaagaTAACTGATTTTTTCAACCTTATATATATAAACTGTTATTTCCCATTTAATAAATCTCATGAAAAATCTTTTTAACGTGAAAATTTGTTCTTAAAGGCTGCCGATTCAAATTGACTAGCAAAGAAGAAAAAGTTTATAATCATATAGATATATTAAAACTAAGCATGGAGTTGTAAATGTCTGGAACAAacttgattttaacaaatatttaaattaataacaaaatatagTAATTAAACATATAGCATACAATTTGTAGAGCTCTAAGTGAACACAATTGATCATTTCTAAATCCTCCTTCTGTGGATGACATGAGATGGTCCCCTTTCAGATAGAGAGAGTGTTTTCCATGGAAATTAACCATATCATATCCAACCCATCTATGAATAGAAATATGGTTTTGTGTGGTTTTTCAACAAGTTACAAACAATTATACACAGGCATGTGGGATTAATGGTGGACATGTTGTGTACGCATGTTTGAATTTACTTTATGCTTAAGTTATAAACACAACAATCGATCTATCAAATTGTTTCAGGATTAAAATCGTATATTATTTGTCTCATAACAGTATGACTTACATGCAAATTATAAGTTCAAATTCATTAACATATCTATAACTGTCTCATTTTTAAAGTCTGTCCATTTACTTTTTGATTCAGGAAAATATAACAACACTAACAGTAGCAGTGGTATTGTTGTCTCAATCTTTAGTTTGGTTAATAGCAAGCTTAAATgttgacaaaaatgtacaaagaAAACCAGTTGTACATACATaaaatttttgtaaagtaaaagCACTACGTGCGTTATTTAGACTTAAGCGTATAGTCGAAATCTACAAAACCGATAAGAATATACTTTTTAAGCTTCCTAAGTTATTTTGATTTGTTCGTTAGACACGTATTTGATCTAGaactgttttgaaaatgtaaGTAGCCAGAACTCTTACGAGCgtatttcaaaaatgttattttatgtATAAAAGTCCTCTCTAAAAAACCTCAAAAactacaataaacaatgtataatgaatacaaaaagtatttttgaaaaagaaGACGCGCCTTATTGGACAATTGGATATCAACTTTTATCGttttcaaaatgctaaaattgtgaaaatattgTGAATcacttatatttataatttacatatatcaagtatatattttaacattattttcgATAATTGtacattataaaacaaaatgtacatcCCTCGAAGAAATTGTCaaatgtgtatacatgtatataaaatgatATGAGCACATGAATCAATCTTAGAATTAATAGGATGTTTACTTTTTAAAGGGATTGATGTTACCGTTGATAATATAGCAGAAATTGCCCATTTTCTGAACCCCAGTTACGAAAAACATGATGGTTCAATCTTTTGATTCTTTGTGTAGTATTGAAAAGATTGTAATTTGTCTGTTCATCGTTTTGAATTGGTTTTGTCAGTTGTTTTAAACTTATGATTGTGGTATCATTGATACGTGTattgttggtttttgttttgtttaaagagGGTGTATTCTACCGGACAACAACAATTAACACGTCAATAAATTGTATCTGTTATAGTTGCTAATCTGAGTTTGCCTATATATTACAAATGAAACAACTGCCATACAAATTTCAGATTTTGCTAGATTTCAATCCAATTTTAACCAATCATTTTGTTTCGAGAACGCTTGTATCAAGTTAGTATTATGCCATTTGCTTTCCATTGATTCTGTGGCTGATATAGTCGGGCGTTTAATGTGTCCTGGTTTTATTGACTTTCCCCCTTTTCgaactttgtttatttttcgtaaaTATGTTTTTTGGTATACTGACAAAcctctttaataaaatatttaatttgaaacgTACCAGAAAATATGCGAAAGTTAAAGACATATTAAAACGTGGTTGCTAGCATTCAAACTAAAGCAAAACAACAAATAACTATACAATTCGTATGATTTAAAATCTGTTCATTTCTTAAATGAGGTTTTAAACACTTCATCGAGTTGATTGCCATTGACctaaagtaaacataatttgtGAGACAATAAATTCTTACGCTCCACTATGCACCCTGATGGAGGATATTTGATTGCTAATTTTATACCACCCAAGGTCCAGAATGTCATCTGTGAACTCTAATGAACGGCCTTCAAAACCATGTACGTAAACAGTACACTTTGGCTCTTCAGTAAAATCctgaaataagaaaatgaaaGTTACGCCATACCTGTTTGTATGTGTCGGAACGACTTTCCCGATTTAATTTTCATCGGTTAGGCCATAGCCTAAACATTTGAAGCTAAGAGTTGTCGATAAACGAATAAGTGTTATGAGGATAGGTTTAATTCctctgttgtttatttttaaaaatatgtacacTAAAGACCTAAGGACACAATATATTAATGTGCTTGCAAGTTTGCATAagtgtgaaattttaaaataaatttgcataACACATTGGGAACTAATTGTCAGAATGCGCATTTGAGGAAGTAAAAGTAGTATTCAGTATGTTTTAACTCATTAAATAGAAGTCGCATTTTGAATTTGATAATGTCTTCAACCTTTTATTCTAGAGAAAAGCTAACTACCTATATGCATTTGTGACAGTGTATTTTCCGTAAATCATATCTTGTTTCTACTCGATTTAATTAATAAACaacttatatttatttaaagGACAATGCTAACAACATGTTATAGTCGTTTTGATTAACGAATTAACGTACGTAGTCCAATGGCTTTAAAGATGAAACAACATCATTAAAATCATGAATTTTTGTGCCTTTATCTCCTCTACAGTTCAAGAGATTGGTTCTGTCACCTTCCATTACTACACAAACATTTCCTGTATAGTTACAGTGCTGGTACAATACCCATCTGAAACaaagcaaattcaaaattttctcatcttcaaatttttgtaatctacaatacaaaaatacataacgAAGTGGACCTACTCCGTCACTAGATTAAATGAATGGGAAAAAAgcattttatgttataaagttacAATTATTAAGCGTTGATTCTGGAAAAGAAACCAGGATCCCGGAGTGCGAATGTGTCTTAGAAAAAATTAATACACGCTTATTCGTTGGATCTctagaagaaagataagaagttagcgatatcctttaactctactttccgctatatagatgatgttctttcactaaataattcaaaatttggtgactatgtggaacgcatctattccatcgaaatagagataaaggatacaacatatttagttaagtctgcctcatatcttgacttacatctaaaaattgccaatgagggtcgtttgaaaacaaaacttcacgacaaaagagatgatttcagctttcgaATTGTGCACTTTCCATTTCTGAGTAGcatcattccagcagcacctgcatacggggtatatatctcccaattgatacgatattcccgtgcttgcatttcctatcatgattttcttgatagagggttgctgctcacaaggaagctattaaaccaagagttccaaatgatgaagttgaaatcatcccttcgtaaattttacggacgccatcacgagttggttgaccgttatggaataaccatttcacaaatgatatcggatatatttcttacgtcgttactacaacccccttccctttcatgaatgtgacctaccgaattagactatttaccgaatttgttatcacataagcaacacgacgggtgccacttgaagagcaggatctgcttaccctcccggagcacctgagatcacctctagtttttggtggggttcatgttgcttattttttagctatgttgtgtcatgcgtactattgtttgtctgtttgtctctctcatttttagccatggcgttgtcagtttattttcgatttatgagtttgactgtccctctggtatctttcgtccctcttttatgaaggataatgtaaaaaaaaatggaattgtCTTTTTAGTATTAGTATCAGTAATATTAAAAAACCGAAGATCAAGTAAAATCAACGGTAAGACGGAACACAAGATTACAAGGATGATTGGGCTACCTTATGATTTGTATCGTTTAAGTCGGCAACTAaggttaaaatatataattagcGTATTTGAATGTGTATTATACGTTTGTAGTAGACAATCAGATTCCATTAGAACTGCATTGATACTCGTTTCACAAGCTCGGTTATATACTTACACTCCTCCTTCTACGATTACGCTTGATGAATAATCATTGAATCCTTCATCTATCAAATTGTCATTCGCTTCCGTGAATGTTTTAGACCTGCCCTTAAAATTCACATGTTCATATAAAGTAATCTGTAAAAGAAGAAGTAAACAATGAACATGTTCCAAGAATTATATCTTTGGCACAGTCATGATATCTTGAAAAACAGAGCAGGAT
The window above is part of the Mytilus edulis chromosome 6, xbMytEdul2.2, whole genome shotgun sequence genome. Proteins encoded here:
- the LOC139526864 gene encoding epidermal differentiation-specific protein-like, translated to MGVDEKKKPKITLYEHVNFKGRSKTFTEANDNLIDEGFNDYSSSVIVEGGVWVLYQHCNYTGNVCVVMEGDRTNLLNCRGDKGTKIHDFNDVVSSLKPLDYDFTEEPKCTVYVHGFEGRSLEFTDDILDLGWYKISNQISSIRVHSGAWVGYDMVNFHGKHSLYLKGDHLMSSTEGGFRNDQLCSLRALQITDTIPLIVDKIEFHAGGNRTLKPTTVLSWTQKNNSDIKQKLSISKEKIITTENTYQFRWDTGAKISFDMTTEISADLEAALGVPLSVSVSMAIGMEAHLNIGKTLDRKISKTEKWNVQYPTEIPPKSEITLTSYLTKGKMDIPFTAHFHKGEKRWTETGTYFGTQYFGFVTDIQQKTLS